One window of Carassius auratus strain Wakin chromosome 17, ASM336829v1, whole genome shotgun sequence genomic DNA carries:
- the clic4 gene encoding chloride intracellular channel protein 4 yields the protein MSLSVPQNGVKGDNEPVIELFVKAGSDGESIGNCPFSQRLFMILWLKGVVFNVTTVDLKRKPADLQNLAPGTHPPFITFNGEVKTDVNKIEEFLEDVLCPPKYTKLGARHPESNTAGMDIFAKFSAFIKNSKPNANEGLERGLLKTLQKLDEYLCSPLPDEIDHNSMEEVKASTRRFLDGEEMTLADCNLLPKLHIVKVVAKKYRGFEIPKDMTGIWRYLNNAYKREEFTNTCPSDKEIEIAYADVAKRLVN from the exons GCGGGCAGTGATGGAGAAAGTATCGGCAACTGTCCATTTTCTCAGCGTCTCTTCATGATCCTGTGGCTGAAGGGTGTAGTCTTCAACGTCACCACTGTGGACCTAAAGAG AAAACCAGCTGATCTGCAGAATCTGGCTCCAGGAACCCATCCTCCCTTCATCACCTTTAATGGAGAGGTCAAAACCGATGTCAACAAGATCGAAGAGTTCCTAGAGGACGTCCTCTGCCCTCCAAA GTACACTAAACTGGGTGCAAGACACCCAGAATCCAACACTGCAGGGATGGACATATTTGCCAAGTTCTCTGCCTTCATCAAGAATTCCAAACCTAATGCCAACGAGG GTTTGGAGAGGGGACTGCTGAAGACCTTGCAGAAGTTGGATGAGTACCTGTGCTCTCCTCTGCCGGACGAGATCGATCACAACAGCATGGAGGAAGTGAAGGCCTCCACACGCAGGTTCCTGGATGGTGAAGAGATGACACTGGCTGACTGCAACCTGCTGCCCAAACTCCACATCGTTAAG GTGGTGGCAAAGAAGTACAGAGGCTTTGAGATCCCTAAAGACATGACGGGCATCTGGAGGTACCTGAACAATGCCTACAAGCGCGAGGAGTTCACCAACACGTGTCCCAGCGACAAGGAGATCGAGATCGCTTACGCTGATGTCGCAAAGCGGCTTGTCAATTAA